One Mycolicibacter sp. MU0083 DNA window includes the following coding sequences:
- a CDS encoding type II secretion system F family protein — MSGPGAAALALAAAVLLGVSPRRRLASGAGRRRRRSGRRGWTGAAALACVAVPAVAVLPTGGWLAAAVLGGTTAWRRHRSLRRRRARAETRALQAALDVLTGELRVGAHPVRAFATAAVESGHPAVAAGLRGVCARAGLGADVASGLREAARGSAWPAHWERLAVYWELGGEHGLAIAALMQAAQLDITARQRFSARADAGMAGARASATLLGLLPVLGVLLGQLIGAHPLAFLAGGFGGVPALVGVSLICAGLLWSDRITTVGGSP; from the coding sequence GTGAGCGGCCCGGGAGCGGCGGCGCTGGCACTGGCGGCCGCAGTCCTGCTCGGCGTATCGCCCCGGCGGCGCCTCGCCTCGGGCGCAGGCCGTCGCCGCCGCCGGTCGGGCCGGCGGGGGTGGACCGGCGCGGCAGCGCTGGCGTGTGTCGCGGTGCCCGCCGTCGCCGTACTCCCGACCGGCGGGTGGCTGGCCGCGGCGGTGCTGGGCGGTACCACCGCATGGCGGCGGCACCGGAGTCTGCGTCGTCGCCGGGCCCGGGCCGAAACCCGCGCGCTGCAAGCCGCACTGGATGTCCTGACCGGCGAGTTGCGGGTCGGCGCTCACCCGGTGCGGGCGTTTGCGACCGCCGCCGTCGAATCCGGGCATCCCGCGGTCGCCGCCGGCCTGCGCGGGGTCTGCGCACGGGCCGGGTTGGGGGCCGACGTCGCGAGTGGACTGCGGGAGGCGGCCCGGGGCTCGGCGTGGCCCGCGCACTGGGAGCGGCTCGCGGTCTACTGGGAACTCGGCGGTGAGCACGGGCTGGCGATCGCCGCCCTGATGCAGGCCGCACAGCTCGATATCACGGCCCGACAGCGCTTTTCGGCGCGTGCCGATGCCGGCATGGCGGGTGCCCGCGCCTCGGCGACACTGCTGGGCCTGCTTCCGGTACTGGGCGTGCTGCTCGGGCAACTGATCGGAGCGCATCCGCTGGCTTTCCTGGCCGGCGGCTTCGGTGGTGTGCCGGCGCTGGTCGGCGTGAGCCTGATCTGTGCGGGACTGCTGTGGTCGGATCGGATCACCACCGTAGGCGGATCGCCGTGA
- a CDS encoding DEAD/DEAH box helicase, translating into MAANFGGELLAAALGGVEAGEEPLRHVADLPAAEGRPGSWPTWADPDVIGAFTGRGISAPWSHQSAAAELAHAGRNVVISTGTASGKSLAYQLPALQALAADPRARVLYLSPTKALGHDQLRAAHALTASVARLAGGAGAVAPTAYDGDCAAEIRRFARERSRWVFSNPDMIHLSLLRNHARWAVFLRGLRFVVVDECHYYRGVFGSHVAMVLRRLLRLCERYATRGAPGPTVIFASATTAAPGASASALIGRPVAEVTEDGSPHGARTVALWEPALRTDVTGENGAPVRRAAGTEAARVMADLIAEGARTLTFVRSRRGAELTALAARTRLETVAPALVDKVASYRAGYLAEDRRDLERALASGELFGLATTNALELGVDIAGLDAVVMAGFPGTVTSFWQQAGRSGRRGQTALIVLVARDDPLDTYLVHHPAALLDKPIEQVVIDPTNPYVLGPQLLCAAAELPVTAAEVAQLGAEQVVEDLVDDGLLRRRAEKYFPAPGLDPHATVEIRGSVGGQVVIVEADTGRLLGSVDAGRAPATVHTGAVYLHQGDSYLVDSLDIERRIAFVHAEDPGYTTFAREVTDIDVTGEGERILFGPVGLGLVPVTVTHQIVGYLRRLPTGEVLDFIDLDLPPATLPTTAVVYTVTAEELAARGISERSIPGALHAAEHAAIGLLPLVASCDRGDIGGLSTAVGPESLGGLPSVFVYDGHPGGAGFAERGFHAATAWLAATAATIASCECPQGCPSCVQSPKCGNGNDPLDKQGAVQVLRLVLDHLADGDSH; encoded by the coding sequence ATGGCGGCGAATTTCGGCGGTGAATTGCTCGCCGCCGCACTCGGCGGCGTCGAAGCCGGTGAAGAGCCACTGCGTCACGTCGCCGACCTGCCGGCCGCCGAGGGCCGCCCCGGCAGCTGGCCGACCTGGGCCGACCCCGATGTGATCGGCGCGTTCACCGGGCGCGGTATCAGCGCGCCGTGGTCGCACCAGTCGGCCGCCGCCGAACTCGCCCACGCCGGGCGGAACGTGGTGATCAGCACCGGTACGGCGTCGGGCAAATCTCTGGCCTATCAGCTTCCCGCCCTGCAGGCGCTGGCCGCAGATCCTCGCGCCCGCGTGCTGTACCTGTCGCCGACGAAGGCGCTGGGCCACGACCAGTTGCGTGCGGCGCACGCGTTGACCGCCTCCGTTGCCCGGCTGGCCGGCGGCGCCGGTGCGGTCGCCCCCACCGCCTACGACGGCGACTGCGCGGCCGAGATCCGGCGGTTCGCCCGGGAACGCTCCCGCTGGGTGTTCTCCAATCCGGACATGATCCACCTGTCGCTGCTGCGCAACCACGCCCGCTGGGCGGTGTTCCTGCGCGGCCTGCGGTTCGTCGTCGTCGACGAGTGCCACTACTACCGGGGCGTCTTCGGCTCGCACGTGGCGATGGTGCTGCGCCGGCTGTTACGCCTGTGCGAGCGGTACGCCACTCGCGGCGCGCCCGGCCCGACGGTGATCTTCGCCAGCGCCACCACCGCGGCGCCGGGAGCCAGCGCGTCCGCGTTGATCGGCCGGCCCGTCGCCGAGGTCACCGAAGACGGGTCGCCGCACGGCGCACGGACGGTGGCACTGTGGGAACCGGCGCTGCGCACCGACGTGACCGGCGAGAACGGCGCCCCGGTGCGTCGTGCCGCCGGGACCGAGGCGGCTCGGGTGATGGCCGACCTGATCGCCGAGGGCGCCCGGACCCTGACGTTCGTGCGGTCTCGCCGCGGCGCCGAACTCACCGCGCTGGCCGCCCGCACCCGGCTGGAGACGGTGGCCCCGGCGCTGGTCGACAAGGTCGCCTCCTACCGCGCCGGATACCTGGCCGAAGACCGCCGGGATCTGGAACGGGCACTGGCGTCCGGGGAACTGTTCGGCCTGGCCACCACCAACGCCCTGGAGCTCGGTGTGGACATCGCGGGGCTGGACGCGGTGGTGATGGCCGGTTTCCCCGGCACGGTGACGTCGTTCTGGCAGCAGGCCGGCCGGTCGGGGCGCCGCGGCCAGACGGCCCTGATCGTGCTGGTCGCCCGGGACGACCCGCTGGACACCTACCTGGTGCATCATCCCGCGGCGTTGCTGGACAAGCCGATCGAACAGGTGGTGATCGACCCGACCAACCCCTACGTGTTGGGGCCGCAGTTGCTGTGCGCGGCCGCCGAACTGCCGGTGACCGCCGCCGAGGTGGCGCAACTGGGCGCCGAGCAGGTGGTCGAGGACCTGGTCGACGACGGGCTGTTGCGGCGACGCGCCGAGAAGTACTTCCCGGCACCGGGGCTCGATCCGCACGCGACGGTGGAGATCCGCGGGTCCGTCGGCGGGCAGGTGGTGATCGTGGAGGCCGACACCGGCCGGCTGCTGGGCAGCGTCGACGCCGGGCGGGCCCCGGCCACCGTGCACACCGGGGCGGTCTACCTGCATCAGGGCGACAGTTACCTGGTCGACTCGCTGGACATCGAACGCCGGATCGCGTTCGTGCACGCCGAGGATCCGGGCTATACGACGTTTGCTCGGGAAGTCACCGACATCGACGTGACCGGCGAGGGTGAACGAATCCTGTTCGGCCCGGTCGGCCTCGGCCTGGTGCCGGTGACCGTGACCCACCAGATCGTCGGCTACCTGCGGCGACTTCCGACCGGCGAGGTGTTGGACTTCATCGACCTCGATCTCCCGCCGGCCACCCTGCCCACCACGGCGGTGGTCTACACCGTCACCGCCGAGGAACTGGCCGCCCGCGGAATAAGTGAACGGTCAATCCCCGGCGCGCTACATGCCGCCGAGCACGCGGCGATCGGATTGCTGCCACTGGTGGCCAGTTGTGACCGGGGCGACATCGGCGGATTGTCCACCGCGGTGGGCCCGGAATCATTGGGCGGATTGCCCAGTGTTTTCGTCTACGACGGGCATCCCGGCGGGGCCGGATTCGCCGAACGGGGATTCCACGCCGCCACCGCCTGGCTGGCCGCCACCGCGGCGACCATCGCGTCGTGCGAATGCCCGCAGGGCTGCCCCTCGTGTGTGCAATCCCCCAAGTGCGGCAACGGAAACGACCCGTTGGACAAGCAGGGGGCTGTGCAGGTTCTGCGACTGGTGCTCGACCATCTCGCGGACGGCGACAGCCATTGA
- a CDS encoding DUF4244 domain-containing protein: MLGLKAALLATDESGMSTVEYAIGTVAAAAFGAILYTVVTGDSIVSALTRVIGRALNTKV, translated from the coding sequence GTGCTGGGACTCAAGGCCGCACTGCTGGCGACCGATGAGTCAGGAATGTCGACCGTCGAGTATGCGATCGGCACCGTCGCGGCCGCCGCGTTCGGCGCGATCCTCTACACCGTGGTCACCGGCGATTCGATCGTCTCGGCGCTGACCCGGGTCATCGGGCGCGCGCTGAACACCAAGGTCTGA
- a CDS encoding Rv3654c family TadE-like protein: protein MTWWSRPSAPHRRCCPEWRSTPRRCRRSSPHAEAGGATVAAAAMIAVLLSGTGGGVLLGAAVITRHRAQAVVDLAALAGAAGLPAGPRHACAQSQRLAVRNHGGEITCTVDGLDVVVTVAMPVPGWRLGHARASARAGPVG from the coding sequence GTGACCTGGTGGTCGCGACCGTCAGCGCCGCATCGGCGCTGCTGCCCGGAGTGGCGATCCACGCCGAGGCGGTGTCGGCGGTCGAGCCCACACGCTGAGGCGGGCGGTGCCACCGTGGCCGCCGCGGCGATGATCGCGGTGCTGCTGAGCGGCACCGGCGGTGGTGTGCTGCTCGGCGCCGCGGTCATCACGCGGCACCGGGCGCAGGCGGTCGTCGACCTGGCCGCGTTGGCCGGCGCGGCCGGGCTGCCTGCCGGTCCCCGGCACGCCTGCGCACAGTCCCAGCGGCTGGCCGTGCGGAATCACGGCGGTGAGATCACGTGCACGGTAGACGGACTCGACGTGGTGGTCACCGTCGCGATGCCGGTTCCCGGATGGCGGCTCGGCCACGCCCGGGCAAGCGCCCGCGCCGGGCCGGTCGGTTAG
- a CDS encoding cold-shock protein, translating to MPQGTVKWFNAEKGFGFIAPEDGSADVFVHYTEIQGSGFRTLEENQRVEFEVGQSPKGPQATGVRAV from the coding sequence ATGCCACAGGGAACTGTGAAGTGGTTCAACGCAGAAAAGGGCTTCGGCTTCATTGCGCCTGAAGACGGGTCGGCGGACGTGTTTGTCCACTACACGGAGATCCAGGGGTCCGGCTTTCGCACCCTCGAGGAAAACCAGCGCGTGGAGTTCGAGGTCGGGCAGAGCCCCAAGGGTCCGCAGGCCACGGGCGTTCGCGCCGTCTAA
- a CDS encoding TadA family conjugal transfer-associated ATPase, translating into MTDSLIDRVRERLAAESPTTSVLRPQTVAAAIRAETGGVLGDTELLSDLRVLQTELTGAGVLEPLLCAAGTTDVLVTAPDSVWVDDGAGLRRTEIRFADEAAVRRLAQRLALAAGRRLDDAQPWVDGRLHGIGTGEFAVRLHAILPPVAADGTCLSLRVLRPATQDLAALIATGAIAPQAAALLADIIAARLAFLVSGGTGAGKTTLLAAMLGAVGADERLVCVEDAPELQPRHPHLVRLVARAANVEGAGEVGLRELVRQALRMRPDRLVVGEVRGAEVIDLLAALNTGHDGGAGTVHANSPAEVPARLEALAALGGLDRAGLHSQLAAAVQALVHVARDRDGRRRVTDISMLARTDSGQVRVAAIWRVAGGLTRHAAGFRALLADRMPA; encoded by the coding sequence ATGACCGATTCATTGATCGACCGGGTCCGTGAGCGGCTGGCGGCGGAATCGCCGACGACATCGGTGCTGCGCCCGCAGACCGTGGCCGCGGCCATCCGCGCCGAAACCGGCGGGGTGCTCGGCGATACCGAGCTGCTGTCCGATCTGCGGGTACTGCAGACCGAATTGACCGGTGCCGGTGTCCTGGAGCCGCTGCTGTGCGCGGCCGGCACCACCGATGTCCTGGTGACCGCACCGGATTCGGTGTGGGTCGACGACGGGGCGGGCCTGCGGCGCACCGAGATCCGGTTCGCCGACGAGGCCGCGGTGCGCCGGCTGGCGCAACGGCTCGCGTTGGCCGCCGGTCGCCGGCTCGACGACGCCCAACCGTGGGTCGACGGCCGGCTGCACGGCATCGGTACCGGAGAGTTCGCCGTTCGCCTGCACGCGATCCTGCCGCCGGTGGCGGCCGACGGCACCTGCCTGTCGCTTCGGGTGCTGCGGCCGGCCACCCAGGACCTCGCCGCACTGATAGCCACCGGCGCCATCGCGCCGCAGGCGGCCGCCCTACTGGCCGACATCATCGCCGCCCGGCTGGCCTTCCTGGTCTCCGGCGGCACCGGCGCCGGCAAGACCACCCTGTTGGCCGCCATGCTGGGCGCGGTCGGGGCGGACGAACGGCTGGTCTGCGTCGAGGACGCGCCCGAACTGCAGCCCCGCCATCCCCATCTGGTCCGGCTGGTCGCCCGTGCGGCCAATGTCGAGGGCGCCGGCGAGGTCGGACTGCGCGAACTGGTCCGGCAGGCGTTGCGGATGCGGCCGGACCGCCTGGTGGTCGGTGAGGTGCGGGGCGCCGAAGTGATCGACCTGCTGGCCGCGCTGAACACCGGCCACGACGGAGGTGCCGGCACCGTGCACGCCAACAGCCCGGCCGAGGTCCCGGCCCGCCTGGAAGCCCTTGCCGCACTGGGCGGCCTGGACCGCGCCGGACTGCACAGTCAACTGGCGGCCGCCGTGCAGGCCCTGGTGCACGTGGCCCGTGACCGCGACGGCCGGCGCCGGGTCACCGACATCTCGATGCTGGCGCGCACCGACTCCGGGCAGGTGCGGGTGGCGGCGATCTGGCGGGTGGCCGGCGGCCTGACCCGGCACGCCGCGGGCTTTCGCGCGCTGCTGGCCGATCGGATGCCGGCGTGA
- a CDS encoding type II secretion system F family protein: MTAVAVLLALAVLAGAGPSTARARAGRSRPERPPPRRPAPGTDVVALAADLEVFALCLSAGMPVSVAATATARHAAPELAAVLSRGADLLALGAEPEIAWSAPNDEPADTGHSTAAAVRRLARRSGSSGTALAAGLTELAAQCRDDAAQAATAAAERAGVLIAGPLGLCFLPAFVCLGIMPVVAGLAGDVLGSGLL; this comes from the coding sequence GTGACCGCCGTCGCGGTGCTGCTGGCGCTGGCGGTGTTGGCGGGCGCCGGACCGTCGACGGCGCGCGCCCGCGCCGGGCGGTCCCGGCCCGAACGGCCGCCACCCCGACGACCCGCCCCGGGAACCGACGTCGTGGCGCTGGCCGCGGATCTGGAGGTGTTCGCACTCTGCCTGTCGGCGGGCATGCCGGTGTCGGTGGCCGCGACCGCCACCGCCCGACACGCCGCACCGGAGTTGGCGGCGGTGCTGAGCCGCGGCGCCGACCTGCTGGCACTGGGCGCCGAACCGGAGATCGCCTGGTCGGCTCCGAACGACGAGCCCGCCGACACCGGCCACAGCACGGCGGCCGCGGTACGACGACTGGCGCGCCGGTCGGGTTCGTCCGGTACGGCACTGGCCGCCGGGCTCACCGAGCTCGCCGCACAGTGCCGCGACGACGCCGCGCAGGCGGCCACCGCCGCCGCCGAGCGCGCCGGGGTGCTGATCGCCGGGCCGCTCGGGTTGTGCTTCCTGCCGGCGTTCGTCTGCCTCGGGATCATGCCGGTGGTCGCCGGGCTCGCCGGCGACGTGCTGGGGTCAGGCCTGCTATGA
- the topA gene encoding type I DNA topoisomerase, which yields MADPKTVSARNGDTTPVRRLVIVESPTKARKIAGYLGRNYVVESSRGHIRDLPRNAADVPAKYKTEAWARLGVNVDADFEPLYIVSPDKKSTVTELKGLLKDVDELYLATDGDREGEAIAWHLLETLKPRVPVKRMVFHEITEPAIRAAAENPRDLDIDLVDAQETRRILDRLYGYEVSPVLWKKVAPKLSAGRVQSVATRIIVDRERERMAFRSASYWDVMAQLDASVSDPTASPPTFGARLVSVDNLRVATGRDFDSLGTLKKPAEVTVLDEAAATALASGLRGASLSVTSVEEKPYTRRPYAPFMTSTLQQEAGRKLRFSAERTMSIAQRLYENGYITYMRTDSTTLSASAIDAARNQARQLYGEEYVSPSPRQYTRKVKNAQEAHEAIRPAGETFATPDAVRNELGSDEFRLYELIWQRTVASQMADARGTTLSLRIGGDSDGRQVTFAASGRTIVFPGFLKAYVETVDELAGGEADDAERRLPQLTQGQRVDAAEATPDGHSTNPPARYTEASLVKSLEELGIGRPSTYSSIIKTIQDRGYVYKKGSALVPTWVAFAVIGLLERHFGRLVDYDFTAAMEDELDGIAAGRQRRSDWLHNFYFGGEHGVEGSISRAGGLKKLVGVNLEGIDAREINSIKLFDDAEGRPVYVRVGKNGPYLERMVAGDDGEPTPQRANLDDSLPPDELTLALAEERFATPQEGRPLGVDPATGHEIVAKDGRYGPYVTEVLPPPPDDESGSTAKKGKKPTGPKPRTGSLLRSMDLQTITLDDALKLLSLPRVVGLDPESGDEITAQNGRYGPYLKRGTDSRSLATEEQIFEITLEEALKIYAEPKRRGRQAAAAPPLRELGTDPASGKPMVIKDGRFGPYVTDGETNASLRKGDEVATITDERASELLADRRARGPVKKAAKKTAAKKATARKAPAKKAAAKKAAKKA from the coding sequence TTGGCTGACCCCAAGACGGTGAGCGCCCGCAATGGCGATACGACACCCGTGCGGCGGCTCGTCATAGTCGAGTCGCCCACCAAGGCACGAAAAATTGCCGGTTACCTGGGCAGAAACTACGTCGTCGAGTCTTCTCGAGGCCACATCCGGGACCTTCCCCGCAACGCCGCCGACGTGCCGGCGAAATACAAGACGGAAGCCTGGGCGCGCCTGGGCGTCAACGTCGACGCCGACTTCGAGCCGCTCTACATCGTCAGCCCCGACAAGAAGAGCACGGTCACCGAGCTCAAGGGGCTGCTCAAGGACGTCGACGAGCTCTATCTGGCCACCGATGGTGACCGGGAAGGCGAGGCGATCGCCTGGCATCTGCTGGAGACGCTGAAGCCCCGCGTCCCGGTCAAGCGGATGGTGTTCCACGAGATCACCGAACCGGCGATCCGGGCCGCCGCCGAGAACCCGCGCGACCTGGACATCGACCTGGTGGACGCGCAGGAGACCCGGCGCATCCTGGACCGGTTGTACGGCTACGAGGTCTCACCGGTGCTGTGGAAGAAGGTCGCGCCGAAACTGTCGGCCGGCCGGGTCCAGTCGGTGGCCACCCGGATCATCGTGGACCGCGAACGCGAGCGGATGGCGTTCCGCAGCGCCTCCTACTGGGACGTGATGGCCCAGCTCGACGCCAGCGTCTCCGACCCGACGGCATCGCCGCCCACCTTCGGGGCCCGGCTGGTCTCGGTGGACAACCTGCGGGTGGCCACCGGCCGGGACTTCGATTCGCTGGGCACATTGAAGAAGCCGGCCGAGGTGACCGTGCTCGACGAGGCCGCGGCCACCGCGCTGGCGTCCGGGCTGCGGGGTGCGTCGCTGTCGGTGACCTCGGTGGAGGAGAAGCCCTACACCCGGCGGCCCTACGCCCCCTTCATGACCTCGACGCTGCAGCAGGAAGCCGGCCGCAAACTGCGGTTCTCCGCCGAGCGGACGATGAGCATCGCCCAGCGGCTGTATGAGAACGGCTACATCACCTACATGCGTACCGACTCGACGACGTTGTCGGCCAGCGCTATCGATGCCGCCCGGAACCAGGCCCGGCAGCTCTACGGCGAGGAGTACGTCTCGCCGTCGCCGCGGCAGTACACCCGCAAGGTCAAGAACGCCCAGGAGGCGCACGAGGCCATCCGGCCCGCCGGCGAGACGTTCGCCACCCCCGATGCGGTGCGCAACGAGTTGGGCAGCGACGAGTTCCGGCTCTACGAGCTGATCTGGCAGCGCACCGTCGCCTCGCAGATGGCCGACGCCCGCGGCACCACCTTGAGCCTGCGGATCGGCGGCGACTCCGACGGCCGGCAGGTGACGTTCGCCGCCAGCGGCCGCACCATCGTCTTCCCCGGATTCCTCAAGGCCTACGTGGAGACCGTCGACGAACTGGCCGGCGGCGAGGCCGACGACGCCGAGCGCCGGTTGCCGCAGCTGACCCAGGGCCAGCGGGTGGACGCCGCCGAGGCCACCCCGGACGGGCACTCCACCAACCCGCCGGCCCGCTACACCGAGGCCTCGCTGGTCAAGTCGCTCGAAGAGCTGGGGATCGGGCGGCCCTCGACCTACTCCTCGATCATCAAGACCATCCAGGACCGCGGCTACGTCTACAAGAAGGGCAGCGCGCTGGTCCCGACGTGGGTGGCGTTCGCGGTCATCGGACTGCTCGAACGGCACTTCGGCCGGTTGGTGGACTACGACTTCACCGCGGCCATGGAGGACGAACTCGACGGGATCGCCGCCGGACGCCAGCGTCGCAGCGACTGGCTGCACAACTTCTACTTCGGCGGCGAGCACGGGGTGGAGGGCTCCATCTCGCGGGCCGGCGGTCTGAAGAAGCTGGTCGGGGTCAACCTGGAGGGCATCGACGCCCGGGAGATCAACTCGATCAAGCTGTTCGACGACGCCGAAGGCCGGCCGGTCTACGTGCGGGTGGGCAAGAACGGCCCCTACCTGGAACGCATGGTCGCCGGCGACGACGGTGAGCCGACCCCGCAGCGGGCCAACCTCGACGATTCGCTGCCGCCGGACGAGCTGACCCTCGCACTGGCCGAGGAACGCTTCGCCACTCCGCAGGAGGGCCGCCCGCTGGGTGTGGACCCGGCCACCGGGCACGAGATCGTCGCCAAGGACGGCCGGTACGGCCCGTACGTCACCGAGGTCCTGCCGCCGCCGCCCGACGACGAGTCGGGCAGCACGGCCAAGAAGGGCAAGAAGCCGACCGGGCCGAAGCCGCGCACCGGTTCGCTGTTGCGCAGCATGGACCTGCAGACCATCACGCTCGACGACGCGCTGAAACTGCTGTCGCTGCCACGGGTGGTGGGCCTGGACCCGGAATCCGGTGACGAGATCACCGCGCAGAACGGCCGCTACGGGCCCTACCTGAAGCGCGGCACCGATTCCCGGTCGCTGGCCACCGAGGAGCAGATCTTCGAGATCACCCTCGAAGAGGCGCTGAAGATCTACGCCGAGCCCAAGCGTCGCGGTCGGCAGGCCGCGGCCGCCCCGCCGTTGCGGGAGTTGGGCACCGACCCGGCCAGCGGCAAGCCGATGGTGATCAAGGACGGCCGGTTCGGCCCGTACGTCACCGACGGTGAGACCAACGCCAGCCTGCGCAAGGGCGACGAGGTCGCGACGATCACCGACGAGCGGGCCTCCGAGCTGCTGGCCGACCGGCGGGCACGCGGGCCGGTCAAGAAGGCCGCGAAGAAGACCGCCGCCAAGAAGGCCACCGCTCGTAAGGCCCCGGCGAAGAAGGCCGCCGCCAAGAAGGCCGCCAAGAAGGCCTGA
- a CDS encoding TadE family type IV pilus minor pilin has product MTGRGPTADDTGAATVEAAFALAALVAVLVLCLAGIGAVSAQVRCIDAAREAARLAARGDAAAATAAVPRIAPAGATIVLRFEGDLVVATVSAASALLPGVAIHAEAVSAVEPTR; this is encoded by the coding sequence GTGACCGGACGTGGCCCGACCGCCGACGACACCGGCGCGGCCACGGTCGAGGCGGCGTTCGCACTGGCCGCCCTGGTGGCCGTGCTGGTGCTGTGCCTGGCCGGAATCGGTGCGGTATCGGCCCAGGTCCGCTGCATCGACGCAGCCCGGGAAGCCGCCCGGCTCGCGGCCCGCGGAGACGCTGCGGCGGCCACCGCGGCGGTGCCCCGGATCGCGCCGGCCGGCGCCACGATCGTGCTGCGCTTCGAAGGTGACCTGGTGGTCGCGACCGTCAGCGCCGCATCGGCGCTGCTGCCCGGAGTGGCGATCCACGCCGAGGCGGTGTCGGCGGTCGAGCCCACACGCTGA
- a CDS encoding PAS domain-containing protein has translation MAHDWLLVETLGGEPVVVAQGRVLKNMVPITQFLRRSPHLPAVQTAISESVRTGQSLDSITARHDRVIRTEPVVMSDGRVHGVHVWTGPADIEPPERPIPGPLKWDLTLGVATDSRESLINSGKDPEVEATHGRAFAEELPTREFSPNENKVLALAIRAEPGQTICSSWDVTDFNGAVVRVGFVVRTARESVPGGREHLVTRGMNWRGQHDGAVQRPDSLAQQILHALAQPGVHRAMVDLANRRLLKWLDEPCPFYDWRTSGDQPRVHPDDEAQLDRMQGELIRTQAPASGVLRLRGVDGGWAPVHVTVNKVEIEPGTVGGLVALRLPTEAELAAAGLDQQLGRS, from the coding sequence GTGGCGCACGATTGGTTGCTGGTGGAGACCCTCGGAGGTGAACCGGTCGTCGTCGCGCAGGGTCGCGTGCTGAAGAACATGGTGCCGATCACACAGTTCTTGCGGCGCAGCCCGCATCTGCCCGCCGTACAGACCGCGATCAGCGAATCGGTGCGTACCGGGCAGAGTCTCGACAGCATCACCGCGCGCCACGACCGGGTGATCCGCACCGAACCCGTGGTGATGTCCGACGGTCGCGTGCACGGCGTGCACGTCTGGACCGGGCCGGCCGACATCGAACCACCCGAGCGGCCCATCCCGGGCCCGCTGAAGTGGGATCTGACGCTGGGGGTGGCCACCGATTCCCGGGAATCGCTGATCAACAGCGGTAAGGACCCGGAGGTGGAAGCCACCCACGGTCGGGCGTTCGCCGAGGAACTGCCCACCCGCGAGTTCAGCCCGAACGAGAACAAGGTGCTGGCCCTGGCCATTCGGGCCGAACCCGGCCAGACCATCTGCAGCAGCTGGGATGTCACCGATTTCAACGGCGCGGTCGTCCGGGTCGGCTTCGTGGTGCGTACGGCGCGCGAGTCCGTCCCGGGTGGTCGGGAGCATTTGGTGACCAGGGGCATGAACTGGCGCGGTCAGCACGACGGCGCGGTGCAGCGTCCGGATTCCCTCGCCCAACAGATCCTGCACGCCCTGGCGCAGCCCGGCGTGCACCGGGCCATGGTCGACCTGGCCAACCGTCGGCTGCTGAAGTGGCTCGACGAGCCGTGCCCGTTCTACGACTGGCGCACTTCGGGCGATCAACCGCGGGTCCATCCCGACGACGAGGCCCAGCTCGACCGGATGCAGGGCGAGCTGATCCGGACCCAGGCACCGGCAAGCGGCGTGCTGCGGCTGCGCGGGGTGGACGGCGGCTGGGCGCCGGTCCATGTGACGGTCAACAAGGTGGAGATCGAACCGGGCACGGTGGGCGGGCTGGTCGCGCTGCGCCTGCCCACCGAGGCCGAGCTGGCCGCGGCCGGGTTGGACCAGCAGCTGGGTAGGTCCTGA